The following are from one region of the Deltaproteobacteria bacterium genome:
- a CDS encoding glycosyl hydrolase family 8: MKMRIKLISLVIALSVCNTAYGGEDAALWERYKTDFISEDGRVIDYHQNQISHSEGQGYGMMLAVIHNDRAVFDSLWLWTKNNIKVRTDNLFTWSWGKRYDGQWSVIDYNNATDGDILIAYSLLKAYEKWNDKGYKNETVKIIEDIRKKLAITWQGHTFLLPSYYGFVKENGFVLNPSYFIFPAFRYFAEVDDRLFWEKVYKDSLFLITQSCFGKLCLPADWVILKDEKVSVYENSSSYFGAEAIRVLLYMSSEKKAQFPKGVDKILEMYKQIGYLPSRIDLEKDSFSLKPAPAGYYAVYALAAKNMGDDVLSKRLFKEARERLDAEEKSYYSFNLYLLAVNGYLF; encoded by the coding sequence ATGAAGATGCGGATAAAACTGATTAGCCTTGTTATAGCGCTGTCTGTCTGCAATACTGCTTATGGAGGAGAGGATGCGGCGTTATGGGAGCGGTATAAGACAGATTTTATAAGCGAGGACGGAAGGGTGATAGATTATCATCAAAATCAGATAAGTCATTCCGAGGGGCAGGGTTATGGCATGATGCTGGCTGTTATTCATAATGACAGGGCTGTATTTGACAGCCTCTGGCTGTGGACAAAAAATAATATCAAGGTAAGGACAGATAATCTCTTTACCTGGAGTTGGGGCAAGAGATATGACGGACAATGGAGTGTAATTGATTACAATAATGCAACAGACGGCGATATCCTGATAGCCTACTCGCTTCTAAAGGCTTATGAAAAATGGAATGACAAAGGTTATAAAAACGAGACAGTAAAGATAATAGAAGATATAAGGAAAAAACTTGCCATAACATGGCAGGGGCATACATTTTTACTGCCCAGCTATTATGGCTTTGTTAAGGAGAATGGTTTTGTATTAAATCCCTCTTATTTTATCTTTCCCGCCTTCCGCTACTTTGCTGAGGTAGATGACAGGCTTTTCTGGGAAAAGGTTTATAAAGATAGTTTGTTCCTTATTACCCAATCCTGTTTTGGCAAACTGTGCCTTCCAGCGGACTGGGTAATCTTAAAAGATGAAAAGGTTTCAGTATATGAAAATAGTTCCTCTTACTTTGGCGCTGAGGCTATAAGGGTTTTGCTTTATATGTCATCGGAAAAGAAAGCGCAATTTCCAAAAGGCGTTGATAAGATATTAGAGATGTATAAACAGATAGGCTACCTTCCATCACGGATAGATCTGGAAAAAGACAGCTTTTCATTAAAACCTGCCCCGGCAGGTTATTATGCCGTATATGCCCTGGCGGCAAAAAACATGGGCGATGATGTCTTAAGCAAAAGGCTCTTCAAAGAGGCAAGGGAGAGGTTAGACGCTGAAGAAAAGAGCTATTATTCATTTAACCTGTATCTATTGGCAGTCAACGGATATCTGTTTTAG